In the Magnolia sinica isolate HGM2019 chromosome 15, MsV1, whole genome shotgun sequence genome, one interval contains:
- the LOC131226917 gene encoding uncharacterized protein LOC131226917, with translation MAPMKVEELKKQLEELRALGFIHPSSSPWGTPVLFVKKKDGSLRLCVDYRELNKVTIKNKYPLPRIDDLFDQLREAQFFSKINLRSGYHQEEVKFLGHVITREGLAVDPAKVKSVLKRQQPTNFMEIRSFLGLAGYYRRFIRGFSLANVGRIRDFDFEWRLQSATKHFASLSIQPSLISRVIEVQQADPAIINRHKEMTDDGSSEWQVSVNGGLRYKMRLYVSEDDELRQEILTNAHQSKFTIHPGSTKMSRNVKRQYWWPGMKCHITEFVAQCDTCKRVKAEHKLPFGTLQQLEIP, from the exons ATGGCACCCATGAAGGTGGAAGAATTGAAGAAGCAGTTGGAGGAACTTCGGGCTTTGGGCTTTATTCACCCAAGTAGTTCTCCTTGGGGAACGCCGGTCCTATTCGTTAAGAAGAAGGACGGGTCATTGAGACTTTGTGTGGATTACAGGGAGCTAAATAAAGTGaccatcaagaacaagtatccattaCCAAGGATTGACGATCTGTTTGATCAGCTTAGGGAGGCGCAGTTCTTCTCAAAGATCAACCTACGTTCTGGATACCATCAA GAAGAAGTGAAGTTTCTTGGCCACGTCATTACTAGAGAAGGATTAGCCGTAGATCCGGCTAAAGTCAAGTCCGTGCTTAAGAGGCAGCAACCCACTAATTTCATGGAAATTCGAAGCTTTTtgggtttagcgggatactacaGACGGTTTATTCGAGGGTTTTCTT TGGCAAATGTTGGAAGAATAAGGGACTTTGATTTCGAGTGGAGATTACAGTCAGCTACTAAGCATTTTGCAAGCTTATCCATTCAACCATCACTTATATCTCGAGTCATTGAGGTGCAACAGGCAGACCCAGCGATCATCAATCGCCATAAGGAAATGACTGATGATGGTTCGTCCGAGTGGCAAGTCAGTGTAAATGGTGGACTTCGCTATAAAATGCGATTGTATGTGTCAGAAGATGATGAGCTGAGGCAAGAAATATTAACCAACGCACACCAGTCCAAATTCACGATCCaccctggtagtacaaagatgtccCGCAATGTTAAGAGACAATATTGGTGGCCAGGGATGAAGTGTCACATTACTGAATTTGTCGCCCAATGCGATACATGTAAAAGGGTCAAGGCAGAGCATAAACTACCCTTTGGTACCTTGCAACAACTAGAGATTCCttag